One genomic window of Fusarium fujikuroi IMI 58289 draft genome, chromosome FFUJ_chr01 includes the following:
- a CDS encoding related to nuclear pore protein — protein MSSKDILFDPRGDIKLCVGEIDPITFTVCSRALARASPVFNCMLFGQFMESEPKNGKDWVIELPEDKPKALSIFLHISHGQFNQVPRTPSIDDLYDLTVLSNYYDGTHMLEPWVGRWMSLVEDDANASKVSMSKSLWIAWELGRKDSFCRIARRMLMESDGSEDPQLKMQPDILERISANRLTTIQALLDIIKKLINDLLVVDEKPRWCRHAEWMGPHRCESMILGSITFCLARGGLWPLPQAEDVMDSIVGLRRKMTQLVIHDIGKVDGLDHTHCNPMQFVLGELERVFIDIRNPVTKDDLEAMDKQKKRLTKT, from the exons ATGTCTTCAAAAGACATCTTATTTGACCCACGTGGTGATATCAAGCTCTGCGTCGGAGAAATAGACCCTATCACCTTTACAGTCTGTTCAAGGGCTTTAGCTAGAGCATCACCAGTCTTTAATTGCATGCTCTTCGGGCAGTTCATGGAGTCAGAACCAAAAAATGGTAAGGACTGGGTTATAGAACTCCCCGAGGACAAACCAAAAGCGTTGTCCATCTTTCTACACATATCACATGGTCAATTCAATCAAGTACCCCGAACGCCATCGATAGATGACCTGTACGACCTTACGGTGTTGTCAAACTACTACGATGGCACACATATGCTGGAACCCTGGGTGGGAAGATGGATGTCTTTGGTGGAGGATGACGCGAATGCGTCAAAGGTCTCGATGAGTAAGAGCCTATGGATAGCATGGGAGCTTGGCCGGAAAGACTCGTTTTGCAGAATAGCAAGAAGAATGCTCATGGAATCGGATGGCTCCGAAGATCCCCAACTGAAAATGCAGCCAGACATTCTAG AGCGAATATCTGCAAATCGTCTCACGACCATTCAAGCACTTCTAGACATTATCAAAAAACTCATCAATGACTTacttgtcgttgatgagaagccCCGCTGGTGTCGACACGCAGAGTGGATGGGGCCGCATCGCTGCGAATCCATGATTCTGGGTTCAATAACGTTTTGTCTCGCGCGAGGGGGTCTGTGGCCCCTACCCCAGGCGGAAGATGTGATGGACAGTATCGTTGGACTGCGTCGTAAGATGACACAGCTGGTGATCCATGACATTGGCAAGGTTGATGGGCTTGATCACACACACTGCAACCCAATGCAGTTCGTGCTGGGCGAATTGGAAAGGGTCTTTATCGATATTCGGAATCCAGTCACTAAAGATGACCTAGAAGCAATGGATaagcagaagaaaagactCACAAAGACATAA
- a CDS encoding related to lipase/esterase, translating to MEPGIAILADPNFPLDQVTTRDFFADTSDGQNILLRWYSSNHKSPSLAVIYAHGGGMILGSVKAYDKVVAAYVARTGVPFLAVDYRRAPEHPHPIPVNDVYAALNWLVAHSEELGVDTSRIGIMGDSVGGGLAVVTALLARQHDGPCIAKLILVSPMLDDRTVSADEHLTPFLSWNTTDNETGWQALLGCSRGREVVAETAAPARMVDATGMPPLYIVVGELVVFRNESIELATKFYKSGISAELHVYPGCPHGFDIFPSRETGVCKRAFENRDRAFKSIFPANS from the coding sequence ATGGAGCCCGGTATTGCTATTCTGGCCGACCCTAATTTCCCTCTTGATCAGGTTACGACCAGAGACTTCTTTGCCGACACATCGGACGGCCAAAATATCCTTCTGCGCTGGTACTCTTCGAACCACAAGTCTCCAAGCCTAGCGGTGATCTACGCTCATGGTGGTGGTATGATCTTGGGCAGTGTCAAGGCCTATGATAAAGTAGTGGCAGCATATGTCGCCCGCACGGGGGTGCCGTTTCTCGCAGTTGATTATCGCCGGGCTCCGGAGCATCCCCATCCTATCCCCGTCAACGATGTTTATGCCGCTTTGAACTGGCTAGTCGCGCATTCTGAGGAACTTGGAGTAGATACCAGCCGCATTGGTATTATGGGCGATAGTGTTGGTGGCGGCCTGGCTGTAGTAACGGCACTCCTTGCTCGACAGCACGACGGACCCTGTATTGCGAAGCTCATTCTGGTATCCCCCATGCTTGATGATCGCACAGTTTCAGCTGACGAGCACTTGACCCCGTTTCTGAGCTGGAACACCACGGACAACGAGACCGGCTGGCAGGCCTTATTAGGCTGTAGTAGGGGCAGAGAGGTGGTGGCCGAAACAGCCGCGCCAGCACGCATGGTAGATGCCACGGGTATGCCGCCTCTGTATATCGTGGTGGGCGAGTTGGTTGTCTTTCGAAACGAGTCGATTGAACTTGCGACCAAATTCTACAAGTCTGGTATCAGTGCAGAACTCCATGTGTATCCAGGATGTCCGCATGGATTCGACATATTCCCCTCGAGAGAAACTGGAGTCTGCAAAAGGGCGTTTGAAAATCGAGACCGAGCTTTTAAGAGCATATTTCCGGCAAATTCATAA